In one window of Nesterenkonia sandarakina DNA:
- a CDS encoding tetratricopeptide repeat protein, giving the protein MTESAQEPQSRRVDARGAVDLSGFAAGAGSAPAPSTAGGAAAPGSATPAPSGTPNSWAVQVQPQQLQQVVELSAQAPVIVLIHGTDSGSTTMKATLEDLVDAQQGRLLLAEIDSSAHPELAQSADQVPVATAFIGGRPVGEFDASVPAEQLAQLVTQMVQMATQNGMTQKLPAQSTRVVEGQEPPAEPELPPLHQEALQALENSDYAAAAKAYEQAIKEKPDDEDAKIGLAQVKLLQRTTGADLAQAREAAAQNPDDVDAQIAVADLDVLGGHVEDAFSRLVRFIQTHFGEDRETARAHLVELYSITGDSDPRVSASRRQLASALF; this is encoded by the coding sequence GTGACAGAGTCCGCCCAGGAACCACAGTCCCGCCGAGTCGACGCCCGGGGAGCAGTGGACCTCTCCGGCTTCGCCGCTGGCGCGGGCTCCGCTCCTGCCCCGTCAACCGCGGGCGGCGCAGCAGCCCCAGGCTCGGCGACACCGGCCCCCTCGGGGACGCCCAACAGCTGGGCGGTTCAGGTGCAGCCCCAGCAGCTGCAACAGGTGGTCGAGCTCTCAGCGCAGGCCCCGGTGATCGTGCTCATCCATGGCACCGACTCCGGCTCCACGACGATGAAGGCCACTCTGGAGGATCTGGTCGACGCCCAGCAGGGCCGGCTGCTCCTGGCCGAGATCGATTCCTCCGCCCATCCTGAGCTGGCGCAGAGCGCCGACCAGGTGCCGGTGGCCACCGCCTTCATCGGGGGACGGCCGGTCGGTGAGTTCGACGCCTCGGTGCCCGCCGAGCAGCTCGCACAGCTGGTCACCCAGATGGTCCAGATGGCGACCCAGAACGGGATGACCCAGAAGCTCCCCGCGCAGTCCACCCGGGTCGTCGAGGGCCAGGAGCCCCCGGCCGAGCCGGAGCTGCCGCCGCTGCACCAAGAGGCGCTTCAGGCGCTGGAGAACAGCGACTACGCCGCGGCCGCGAAGGCCTACGAGCAGGCCATCAAGGAGAAGCCCGACGACGAGGACGCCAAGATCGGCCTGGCCCAGGTGAAGCTGCTGCAGCGCACCACCGGAGCCGACCTGGCCCAGGCTCGAGAGGCTGCCGCACAGAACCCGGACGACGTCGACGCGCAGATCGCCGTCGCGGATCTGGACGTGCTCGGAGGCCACGTGGAAGACGCCTTCTCCCGGCTGGTCCGCTTCATCCAGACCCACTTCGGCGAGGACCGGGAGACGGCTCGGGCGCATCTGGTGGAGCTCTACTCGATCACCGGAGACAGCGACCCTCGGGTCTCGGCCTCGCGCCGGCAGCTGGCCAGCGCCCTCTTCTAG